In Bacteroidota bacterium, the DNA window TTGAATGCAAAGAGTCTCGGCTCGGGCTCTTCGTACGGGATCCCGCAATTCGAGCATTCGAACTTATCGCTGAATCGGTACTCGGCTGTGGTGCCGTCAGAATTGAGCTGCGCGACAATCGCCGTGCCGCCGCCTTCGCGAAAACTTGCTTCGAGCGAATCGATCAGACGCGACCGCGACTTCTCGTCGTTCGAGCGCCAGATCAACCGGTCCACCAGCACGCGTACATTCTCCGGCTGAATCGTCTTCGGCGGTTCTTCGGAAAGTTCGAGGATGCGTTCGTGTCCGGCAAGTGTGATACGGAAGAATCCCTGCGAGCGCAGATTATTCCATTCGTCCTCCATCGACTTCGATGCATGCCGGTGCATCGGGAAGAGCACATAAAACTTATCACCGTCCTTCATGTGGTCGCCGAGGATTCGCACGACCGATGCCGGCGTATCCTTGCGAACAACCGAACCGCAGCTCACGCAGTATGTCGTACCGATCCGCGCATAGAGCACACGAAGATAATCGTAGATCTCGGTCTGCGTAGCGACCGTCGAGCGTGGATTGCGAACAAGTGTCTTCTGCTCGATCGCCACAGCAGGGCTGATGCCCGTGAGCACATCGACATCAGGCTTCTGCATACGCTCCAGAAACTGGCGCGCATACGCAGAAAGACTCTCGACGTATCGCCGCTGCCCTTCGGCGTAGAGTGTATCGAAGGCGAGCGACGACTTCCCCGAACCGCTCACGCCGGTAAAGACGATGAGCTTGTTACGTGGGAGCTCGACCGAAACATTCTTCAGGTTATGCACGCGAGCACCACCGATCACAATCGGCTTGCGGCTGGAAGGAAGCGACGCGTGGACCGGAGCGCTCACAGCGAGCGCTTCAGTCTTCGGTTTCTTCGTCGTGCGTGCAGCGGGCATCGTAGGAGGCTATCGGCCTAAGTATCGTTCTTCGATCACCGAGAGGTGGTGCAGCTCGTGTCCGGCAATCATATAGCCAATTGCTCTGACAGATGCCGGATTGTTGTTTGCCCTGCCGTTGCGCGTTGCCATCTCGTCCGAGAGCGAGGACAACAGTGCGATTGTCGCAGCGCGAACTGCCTTGTATTCTTCGACAAGATCGGCGACGCTTCGCGCATCCGCATTCGAGTTCGCGACATAGGCGTTCTCTTCGAACCCAGGCAGCGATTGCGCCTCACCACGCGAGATACACATCGCCCGATATGCAAAGACTCGTTCGGTATCGATGATATGCGACGCAACTTCCTTGACCGACCACTTCCCTTCCGCATACCGCTTCGACGCGGTCACATCGTCAAGCACGCCGAGGACGCTCGCGAGCGAGTGCGTTTGCGTGCGGAAATATGCGAGCAGGTCCTCGCCCGGCACACGGGCGATATAGGGGCCATAATAGGCAGCGTGTTCCGACGGGTTGGGTCGGGTGATGATTGGGGGCATGTATTTAGCGGATAACTTAGATTGCAGGTTGCTGCATCGGCTCTTCGCGTTGGAAGCTCTCTCCGCCGGCCGTGGTAAATCGTTCGATCGACGAACGGATTTCGGCAAGGTCGAAGAAATGCTTCCCTGCAGCATTACGTAATTCGCGCGCGACGGTTTCCTGCGTCGAGGCGACGATCACACGCTTTCCATAGCTACGCAAGAGTTCGACGGCCCGCTCGAAGTCGCCGTCGCCGGTCACAAGCACAGCGGTGTCGTACTGCGCGATCGTCGTGAAGAGATCGATTGCCATTTCCAGATCGAGATTCGCTTTGCGCGTGAGTTCGCCGGAAATTTCGTCGCGGAAGTACTTGATCGTCTTCACGCGGACAGTGTAGCCGGCGTGGTTGAGATACCCGTAAAATCGTTGTTCGCGCGGATCCGGCGGCATTTTCTGCGATGCGTACCAGAACGCGTCGCCAATGGCAGCTCCTTGCGAAAAATATTCGAGCAACTTGCGCGGGTCGAAGAACCAGCCGAGCGAGCGCTGGGCGTAGTACGCGTTTTCACCGTCGACGAACACCGATACGCGGTTGGACGATGGCTGAAACAGCGGATGCAGCGGGGTGTCAAGTCCTTTCATCATTTCTTCCGATATTGTGACATGCGAACATTGGTCCGCACGAATACTGAATACGAATATTATAAGATACGAAGCCCGCTGGCGGCATCGAAGAGATGTAGCCCTCGGCTTGTAGGAACAACAGCGATACGGTCTCCGATGTTCGGCACGTCATCGTCGGGGCGAAGCGTCAAGGCGAGGCGTCCACGCTCGGCGAATGCGCAGCCGATGTGGCAGTATGTCGCGCTGCCGAGGCGCTCGACAAGCTCCACTTCCCCGACGATCGAATGCGCGTCAGCCGTCTGTACACGCCCGGGACGCAAATGCTCCGGTCGCACACCGAGGATCACCTCGCCGCCCGCCTTTGCTCCGAGTTCCGAGAGGTCGACACTGAATCCGTTCGATGAGAACGTCTTCGTCGCAGCATCCACCGTTCCCGCGATCATGTTGATCGTCGGCGCACCGAGAAAGCGGGCGACGAATGCCGTCGCTGGTTCATCGTAGATAGCGCGAGGCGTAGCCGTCTGTTCGATCTGTCCTTTGTTCATCACCACGATCTTATCGCCCATCGTCATGGCTTCGGTCTGATCGTGGGTGACATACACCATTGTCGTTCCCAGCCGTCGCTGGAGCGCTTTCAATTCGACGCGCATTTCGGTACGTAGCGCAGCGTCAAGGTTCGAAAGCGGCTCATCGAACAAGAAGACCTGAGGCTTACGCACGATGGCACGGCCAAGCGCAACACGCTGACGCTCGCCGCCGGAAAGCTCTTTGGGTTTGCGATCGAGGTGCTTGGTGATCGCAAGCAGCTCCGTCGCAGCACGGACCTCGCGGTCGACGGTGGCTTTGTCCGTCTTGCGGATCGTCAGAGGGAAAGCGATATTCTCGTAGACCGTCAGGTGCGGATAGAGCGCATAGTTCTGAAAGACCATCGCGACATCGCGGTCCTTTGGATGCAGATCGTTGACGCGCTTGCCTGCAATAAAGATGTCTCCACCAGTGATCTCTTCGAGTCCGGCGATCATCCGGAGTGTCGTCGACTTTCCGCAGCCGGACGGACCGACGAGCACGACGAACTCACCCTGCGCGGCCCCGAACGAGATACCGCGCACGCTATCGGCGCCATTGACGTAAGTCTTTGAAACACTGCGCAGCTCGAGATGAGATGTTACCGTATTCAACTCTCTGAATTCAATTCTTGGTTACGCCCGTACCAGCTTGATCCGAAACGTCGTGCCTTTCCCCGGTGCCGAGTGGCTCACGAACAGCTTGCCGTGATGATACTCCTCGACGATGCGTTTGGCGAGGGTTAGTCCCAACCCCCAGCCTCGGGCTTTGGTGCTAAAGCCGGGACGAAACACTTCCTTGCGACGTCGTGCATCCATGCCTTTGCCGGTATCGGTGACGTCGATGATCACATCGCCGCCTTTTTCCGCTTCGATCTTGATCGCGATACTCCCTTCGTTCGACTCGATAGCCTCGGTTGCATTCTTGATCAAATTCTCGAGCACCCACTCGAAGAGTTCGCGGTTGATCGCGACCGGAATCTCATCGGCCGACGTCTCGAGCGAGAACGCAATCGCATTGCCGAGCCGCGGCATCCGGTCTTCGAGATAGCCCATCACGCCCGAGACGACAGCAACGACGTTCTGCGCCTTCAAATCGGGTTTCGAGCCGATCTTCGAGAAACGGGTAGCAATACGATTAAGGCGCTCGATATCTTTCGAGATCTCGCCGGCGATGTTCACGACCTCCTCCGGCTCGCTCGCATTCATCCGCAACATCTCCGCCCAACCGAGCAGACTCGAGAGCGGCGTACCAAGTTGATGCGCCGTCTCGCGCGACATTCCGACCCAGATGTTCGATTGTTCGCTTCGCTTAAGATAGGAAAAGCTCAGGTACCCGATCAAGATAACCACCGCCGCAAGGATCAACTGGATCAGTGGCATCCGCGCGATGTCTGCGAGGATGGCACTGTCGCCGTAGTGGATGTAGTTCGTGACGCTCTCCGTTCCGGTCTTCGGATCGGTATAGGTAATGCGTTCGGGCTTATGCGAACGATCCATGCGCAGAAGTTCTTGACGCAAAAACGCCAGACGTGCTTGTTTATTGAGCGTGCTGTCGAACTCGATATTGATATTGAACTGCTTGTATGTGCCTTTCTCGTAGCTCGGGATGTCGTCACGGTCGGTGATGATCATCGGCACCCCGGAGTTGCGGACGTAGTCCACCACGTCCTGATACAACGTGGCATCGAAGTCGTCGGTATTCTGGAAATACTTCAGCGCCGAAGCAAGTAACAGCGCGACGCGCTGTTCGCGGACCTTCAACTCGCCGACAAGCCGGTTGTTGTAGATCAGGATCCCGATCACGACGAGCACGCTCGTCACGAGCAGGCCAATCTTTATATTGGCCGACCGCGGCAGCTTGATCGTAGATGTCCGGGCAACGGTTTCCATTGAAAGAAGTTAACCACAACAAGACGGAGGTGGTTGCCTTGAGGCACCAGCCGTAACAAGTAGCTCCGACTTCAGTCGGGGCATCAAATCAGAGCCTCCCATTTCTTCCTCGTCGAAATGATTTCTGACACTCCGTAGGGGTGACGCATGCGTCACCCGTGTGTCTAAAGGGATTCTTCGCCTCGCTCAGAATGACCGGTGTGGAAAAGGGGCATTGCGGCTTCGTCGTGATCAGTCCGTCGTGTGTGGCCGGAAGCGGTTGAGGTCGCCCGAAAATACGCGGACACATTCATACAGTGCCACCCCGTACGCAACTCCGACGTTCAGCGAATGCTTGGCACCGAGCATCGGGATGACGAGCGAGGATTCGCACATGGTAAGCGCTTCGTCGCTGACGCCCGTGATCTCATTGCCGATGACGAGGGCCATTGGAAAGTCCGCGGCGGTGAGGTCGAAGACGGAGCGGCTTTCGTCAGTCAGTTCGAGCGCCACGGGCCGGAAGCCAAGTTCTTTCGCCGCGGTGATGGCTTCGGTGACGTGTTTGAAGTGGCGGTGTGGGACGGTCCGCGTAGCATCGAGCGCCGTCTTCTCGATCTCCTTGCGCGGCGGGTGAGGGGTGTATCCGCAGGTGAAGAGCGCCTCGATGCGTGCACCGTCGGACGTCCGGAAGATCGAGCCGACATTATACAGGCTCCGGATATTATCGAGGATGGCGATCACAGGAAACCGCCGCTCTGTCGATGCCGCCTCGGTCTCTGAGGGTCGGATGGAATCGAGATCGGAAAAATTGAGTCGTCGCATGAACCGAGCACAACGTCATGCGGGCGGCAAACGGTTGCCTGAGTTACCGTGCCACGACAAGCTTTGCCGATTCACTCTGGCTCCCGTACCGCAGTTGCACATAGTATGTCCCGTTCGCCAACGCCGACACATCAATTGTGCATCGAGCCTCCCCTGCTCCCACCGAGCGCTGTTCTCTGCGAAGACTTCTGCCCCGTTCGTCGAAAAGCTCGATCCAGACATCTGATGACGAACCGTCAGCAACAAAGCTGATCGCTGTTTCGCGCATCGCGGGATTCGGCGACAACCGCAGCGACTTCGCCAGCAGCGTCGGTGCGACGCTCGACGATTGCTGCGACTTCGACGGATCAATCAGATGCTGCCGAACGCCGGAGCCGTTCACTGGGAAGGTGATATCCCACGGTGCGTGCGACCTGCCGGGACTGAGGATGAATGTGCGTAGCGACTCATCCACACCAAGCCAGTCGCCCAGAACAGCAGCGAACATCTGCCGAAATTCGAACTGGTTGTATTGATCACCGTTCTTGTCGAGTTTTGAGAGATCGGGGTGATTGCCATAGAGTTCGCCATTGACGTTCGTACCGATCACGAAGTGTGGTGCAGCGGTCCCGTGGTCGGTACCAGAGGCCCAGTCGCCGTTCTCATCGACTCGGCGGCCGAATTCGGAGTAGGTCATGGTAACGACGCGGTCGGCATTGCCCATTGCTTCGAGATCGCGTTGGAACGCAGCGAGTCCTTCGGTGAGCGTCCGCAATAGATACGCATGCCCATTCCCCGGCGAATCGTCTTTCGAGTACTGAAAGAAGTGCGTATCCCAACCCTGCAGACTCGCGAAGTAGATCTTCGTCTTGAGTCCGGCGTTGATGCACCATGCGATATGCTGCAGATCGGTGGCGAACTGGCTCGACGGGTATTGCACTTTGCTGACCGTCTTTGCAGGGAACAGGTTCTTAAACCTCGCGGAATATACATTTGCGATGTTCACGAGCGATCGGACATAGTCCAGCTCCCGACCACCCCATGTTGCAGGGACAGGCTGTGTGCCCATGTTCGCCGCAGCGCCAAAGGTCAGCGGGTCCGGCACCTGGACATCCATCATCGCATTCACACCGCGAAAGACCTGCGAAGCGAACGTGCCCATGTTGATCGCGACGGGATCCTCGGGCAGGGAGTTGGGATAGTCGGGATAGAGCGTATCAAGATATCTGCCGAGCCAGCCGGTGGGAATGATCAAGTCCGCATCGCTCGACGAATTCCAGATCTCAAGACCGCGAAAGTGTGAGAGGTCGGGATTTTCGATGCCGATACCTTGCACCATCGCGATCTTCCCTTCGTCCCACAATGGTTGTAGCGCATTTGCATACGGATTGATACCGAGGTCCGGGCGAGGCTTGAACGTCAGGCGGGCTTTTTCTTCCGGCGTCGTGAAGCCAAGATTCTTGCGGTAGCGATCGTAGAGCGGGTCTTCGAATGGGACAAGCGTATTGAGCCCGTCGTTGCCACCTTCGAGATAGATCACAACCAGTGCCCGATCGTCGGGTGTGTTGGAATTCGCAAGCGCGTTAAGGATCGGCGAGTGCGTGAATGCTTCTGCGCGACGCGAACCAAGCACGAACGGCACGGCAGTGGCAGCCACGCCGAGCGGAAGAGCCTTCAGAAATGATCTGCGTTTCATGGGGGGGGGGGAGTTAAGCAAGTTGGAATTCAGGCGAACTCAGGAGTTCAAAGATGATGCGTCGCAAGGGTTGGACGCGTGCGGCATCGCTCAGGCTCTGCCATTCATACGGATGAAGGACGCCGCTCGATGCGACGATCTGCTGCAGCCGTGCGTCGTCAACCGGCAGACCAAGCAACACAGCATTCATCTCGCCGACGAGTACCGTGAGGTCCGAGTCGTACGCATCGAACTGCCTGGACCATGCGGTGATCTGATCGTCGGTGTACGGGATCCAGTCGAAGTTATAGCCGGTGCGTGGGTTGCACCATTGCCCTTGTATCATGCCGTCGATGGCGACGGACTTCGCGAACGTCTCGATTCGCTTCGGAAGCGTTGCGGTGTTGAGCCACGTGCGGTAGCCTTCCCACCCTTTAACGTTCGTTGGGTTGCCGATGAACATGCCTGTGTCCTGACCATACCACCAAAAATTTCCCGAAGCGTAGAACGAGATCGGCACATTCATCTTGCGACACAGACTCACCATGAACTCGTACGGCGACTTGATGGCTGCCCCACGGTGGATTGGATCGAAGAAGTGCTCGCTCTTGAACAGGAGCTTGAGCATCGGCTTGAGCTCCCAATCCGAAGCGATGAGGGTATCGGCGAGCTGTTGGATCAGTTCATCGCTCGATGGCGGCAGATCGCCCATGTAGATGAAGGAGCGGTATATCTTCTTTGCGATGTGCCATGCAATCGCAGGTCCGCGCTGTTCGAAAAGCAGGTCGATAACATCGGCCTCGATCCTCGGGTCGTTCGCTGCTGCAAGTCCGTACACTTTGGGAGCCGAGCCCCAGAGGCTTCGCCTGGTCTTGAAGTCGAAATAGTAATCCGCGAAGTACGGCGGCATGACGTTCGGCGACGGTTCTTCGAACCGGAATCGCCAGCCTGCGAGACAGTGTGCGAGGTTGCGCACATCGTCCTGTGTGTAGTTCTTGTTGCCGTTGCGGTCTGCGATGCCCATTGTGAAGAGCTCCATGAGTTCGCGAGCATAGTTCTCGTTGATCGTGTCCTCCTCGTTCCAGATGTTGTCGAGATACTTCAGCATCGCGGGCATGATGGTCACATCCTTGACCATCTGTTTGAAGTTGCCCCACGCGTTGCGCCGAAGGTAGTCGTGGTATCGCCACTCGTGTACGACGTAATACACTT includes these proteins:
- a CDS encoding DinB family protein, whose amino-acid sequence is MPPIITRPNPSEHAAYYGPYIARVPGEDLLAYFRTQTHSLASVLGVLDDVTASKRYAEGKWSVKEVASHIIDTERVFAYRAMCISRGEAQSLPGFEENAYVANSNADARSVADLVEEYKAVRAATIALLSSLSDEMATRNGRANNNPASVRAIGYMIAGHELHHLSVIEERYLGR
- a CDS encoding NYN domain-containing protein, translated to MKGLDTPLHPLFQPSSNRVSVFVDGENAYYAQRSLGWFFDPRKLLEYFSQGAAIGDAFWYASQKMPPDPREQRFYGYLNHAGYTVRVKTIKYFRDEISGELTRKANLDLEMAIDLFTTIAQYDTAVLVTGDGDFERAVELLRSYGKRVIVASTQETVARELRNAAGKHFFDLAEIRSSIERFTTAGGESFQREEPMQQPAI
- the ugpC gene encoding sn-glycerol-3-phosphate ABC transporter ATP-binding protein UgpC codes for the protein MRSVSKTYVNGADSVRGISFGAAQGEFVVLVGPSGCGKSTTLRMIAGLEEITGGDIFIAGKRVNDLHPKDRDVAMVFQNYALYPHLTVYENIAFPLTIRKTDKATVDREVRAATELLAITKHLDRKPKELSGGERQRVALGRAIVRKPQVFLFDEPLSNLDAALRTEMRVELKALQRRLGTTMVYVTHDQTEAMTMGDKIVVMNKGQIEQTATPRAIYDEPATAFVARFLGAPTINMIAGTVDAATKTFSSNGFSVDLSELGAKAGGEVILGVRPEHLRPGRVQTADAHSIVGEVELVERLGSATYCHIGCAFAERGRLALTLRPDDDVPNIGDRIAVVPTSRGLHLFDAASGLRIL
- a CDS encoding HAMP domain-containing histidine kinase; its protein translation is METVARTSTIKLPRSANIKIGLLVTSVLVVIGILIYNNRLVGELKVREQRVALLLASALKYFQNTDDFDATLYQDVVDYVRNSGVPMIITDRDDIPSYEKGTYKQFNINIEFDSTLNKQARLAFLRQELLRMDRSHKPERITYTDPKTGTESVTNYIHYGDSAILADIARMPLIQLILAAVVILIGYLSFSYLKRSEQSNIWVGMSRETAHQLGTPLSSLLGWAEMLRMNASEPEEVVNIAGEISKDIERLNRIATRFSKIGSKPDLKAQNVVAVVSGVMGYLEDRMPRLGNAIAFSLETSADEIPVAINRELFEWVLENLIKNATEAIESNEGSIAIKIEAEKGGDVIIDVTDTGKGMDARRRKEVFRPGFSTKARGWGLGLTLAKRIVEEYHHGKLFVSHSAPGKGTTFRIKLVRA
- a CDS encoding TrmH family RNA methyltransferase, producing MRRLNFSDLDSIRPSETEAASTERRFPVIAILDNIRSLYNVGSIFRTSDGARIEALFTCGYTPHPPRKEIEKTALDATRTVPHRHFKHVTEAITAAKELGFRPVALELTDESRSVFDLTAADFPMALVIGNEITGVSDEALTMCESSLVIPMLGAKHSLNVGVAYGVALYECVRVFSGDLNRFRPHTTD
- a CDS encoding DUF1501 domain-containing protein gives rise to the protein MKRRSFLKALPLGVAATAVPFVLGSRRAEAFTHSPILNALANSNTPDDRALVVIYLEGGNDGLNTLVPFEDPLYDRYRKNLGFTTPEEKARLTFKPRPDLGINPYANALQPLWDEGKIAMVQGIGIENPDLSHFRGLEIWNSSSDADLIIPTGWLGRYLDTLYPDYPNSLPEDPVAINMGTFASQVFRGVNAMMDVQVPDPLTFGAAANMGTQPVPATWGGRELDYVRSLVNIANVYSARFKNLFPAKTVSKVQYPSSQFATDLQHIAWCINAGLKTKIYFASLQGWDTHFFQYSKDDSPGNGHAYLLRTLTEGLAAFQRDLEAMGNADRVVTMTYSEFGRRVDENGDWASGTDHGTAAPHFVIGTNVNGELYGNHPDLSKLDKNGDQYNQFEFRQMFAAVLGDWLGVDESLRTFILSPGRSHAPWDITFPVNGSGVRQHLIDPSKSQQSSSVAPTLLAKSLRLSPNPAMRETAISFVADGSSSDVWIELFDERGRSLRREQRSVGAGEARCTIDVSALANGTYYVQLRYGSQSESAKLVVAR
- a CDS encoding DUF1800 family protein, with translation MDRRTFLRSFTSARPQSGTSSLMLWTPDATNPWDLSAANHLYNRLGFGATMADLQAALAMSPHDLIDALMDDTLVTSAMPEPPPDYERWMYAMPYRGPDYPTAHAEDVLQHDAKHDLHMWWGLQLMQSPVQLREKLQLFWHNHFVVEEVKVYYVVHEWRYHDYLRRNAWGNFKQMVKDVTIMPAMLKYLDNIWNEEDTINENYARELMELFTMGIADRNGNKNYTQDDVRNLAHCLAGWRFRFEEPSPNVMPPYFADYYFDFKTRRSLWGSAPKVYGLAAANDPRIEADVIDLLFEQRGPAIAWHIAKKIYRSFIYMGDLPPSSDELIQQLADTLIASDWELKPMLKLLFKSEHFFDPIHRGAAIKSPYEFMVSLCRKMNVPISFYASGNFWWYGQDTGMFIGNPTNVKGWEGYRTWLNTATLPKRIETFAKSVAIDGMIQGQWCNPRTGYNFDWIPYTDDQITAWSRQFDAYDSDLTVLVGEMNAVLLGLPVDDARLQQIVASSGVLHPYEWQSLSDAARVQPLRRIIFELLSSPEFQLA